The genomic DNA ATTGGCCAAACCAACGGCCCTTGCGGCTCCGGGCTTGCCCAACTCCCTTGCAATTTGACCGTAACTTTTAACTTTCCCATAGGGTATTTTAAGCAATTCGTCCCAAACCCTCTTTTGAAATGTAGTCCCTTTTAAGTCAAGGGGTACGGTAAAATTTTTCCGCCTTCCACCGAGATACTCCAAAAGCTCTTCTTTTAGCCTTTTATTTATGGGACTGTATAAATCGTCCTCATCTAAAATGTATAATTTCCCGTATAATCTTTCTAATTCTCCCAAAAAGTCGGTTTCTCTTTCGCCCGGCAGGCTCAGTTTTATAATTCCTTTTTCGTTCGATGCTATTATAAATATGCCAAGCGGAGTTTTTACTCTTCCTATGTATACCATTTTCTTCACCTCAATCTTTGTTTTAAATGTTGTTAAATTTTATTAAATATGATATATTACTATTACTAATTAATAGCCAGGAAAGGAGGATAAAGGTGACGGAAATCTTCGAAGCTGTCAGGAAAGATATAGCCGACGAGCATGCCGCTATAATTCAGTACCTGTACCATGCTTACTCCACCCCCGACGAGGAGATCAGAGGAAAATTAGAGTCTATAGCAAGGGATGAAATGCGTCATTTTAAGTGGCTCAACGAATGGCTGGTCAAACACGGGCAAAAACCCGCTATAGAGAGGTCTTCACTGGTCAGCACCGGCACACTTAAGTCCCTGATTGAAGCAGATATAAAGGCAGAAATCGATGCCATAAGCCAATACATAGATCACAAAGCCATGACCGACGATAAAGAGCTTATAGCCCTCATAGACAGGATAATTGCCGACGAAAGGTCCCATCGCACTGAATTCGAGAAGCTCCTCGAAGAACTGGAGTCAAAAGCTAGCGCAGAATCTGACAACCCCAGCGGCCCGAGCGAGGGTCCTGCATTGGGCGCCCACGAAGCTGCTCTGCTTCAGCAAGCTCTTGAGCACGAATATACTTCTCTACTTCAATATCTGTACCATTATTTTACCACTGGCGGCAGCGATGAGTACGAAGATTTTTCCATCGACGAGATGAAACATTTCGGCTGGTTTGCAGAAGCTTTAGCCGAAAGAGGCTACCAGCCGTTGCTCGAACACAAGGTTGGCGAAGTAAAAACAGCTCCTGAAGATGCAGCAAAAAGCAACCTTTCTCTAGAAGAGGAAGCTATAAGGAAATTTTCGGAGGCAAGGGAAAAGATCAGAGATGGAGAAGTAAAAGAGATTTTTGAACTAGCCCTCGAACATGAAAATTATCATGCCTTTTCTCTCAAAAAAATGCTGGAGAAACTCGAGAAGGCTTCCGGTAAAAAGTTTACCGTAGGAAGTCTAAAAGAATTGAAAGATAAAGAAAAGTGAAGGGAGGAAGCGCGGAAATTCCGCGAAAAATTATGGCTGATTATTTAAATCGCTCTCAATCACCCCTTACCGAAGAGCAATGGGAAAGCATGGAGAAAGTCGTTGTAGAGACGGCAAAGAAGCATTTGATAGGCAGGAGGTTCCTAAGCCTCTACGGGCCCCTGGGAGCGGGAGTTCAATACCTCGACTTTAAGGCTTATGCGGGAGACTTTAAAGCGGTGGTAGACTTTGTGGGCGACGGGGACGAAGGTACATTATATTCTCCCTCAAGGCAAATAAAGCAGATTCCGATGATATATAAGGACTTTAAAATCGAATGGCGTGACCTGGAAACTTATGCTGCACAAGGACTCCCTATGGACACGACTGCAGCCGCAATGAGCGCCGCTTTCGTCGCAGAAATGGAAGACGACCTCATATTCAATGGTAGTCCTCAATTCGGCATAGAAGGACTCCTCACGGCACAGGGGAGGTCTTTCATCAAAATCGGAAATTGGGATGAAGAAGTCTCTGCTTATGAGGACATACTCAAAGCGGCAGAAACCCTTTCGGCCAAGGGCTTCCGCGAGCCTTACGCCTTAGTGTTAAGCCCGAAGCTGTATTCGAAATTACTTAAGCCCTACAAAAACACCCAATATTTAGAGATAGACCTGGTAAGAAAGGCTGTTACTGAATGCATATATAAATCTCCTGTTATTAAGGGTGATAAGGCGGTACTCATCTCAATCGATGCTGAGTACGTGGATTTAGCAGTGGCGCAAGATATCACCTTAGCATTCCTAGAGACATCGAAAATGAATCATTACTTTAGGGTATTTGAACTCGTCATGCCGAGGATTAAAGTCCCGGCTGCAATATGCACGATAGAGTGAGAAGTTTAGAGCAGTTTAACTTTTTTAAAGGAGGTCATTTGCTTATGGAAAAATGGGTTTGCACTGTATGCGGTTACATATATGACCCGGAAAAAGGAGACCCGGAAAACGGCATAGAAGCGGGTACCCCTTTCGAAAACCTGCCTGAAGACTGGACATGCCCGGTCTGCGGTGTGGGAAAGGATATGTTCGAGGAAGAATAATTTTAAGGCCCCAAATAGGGGCCTTAATTTGCAGACATTGGAGGGAAAGCGATGAAAGAAATTCTGGAAAAAGCCCTAAAATTCGAACAAGAAGGCTACGAATATTATATGAAAATTTCCAAACAGATCATAAATCCCCTGGCAAAAAGGCTTTTCGAATCATTAGCTCAACAGGAAAAAGTCCATGAGGAAATTATCAAGAGCCTTTTTGCTTCTAATAATTTTGATTCGGTAAAAGAGTTCAAATCAAACACAGCACTCTTAGAAGAAGAACTGAAGGCTCTATTTTCACAGCTTGAAGACTGCCAAAGAAAGATACCCTTAGACCACATAGAAGGATACAAGCTGGCTATGGAAATGGAAAAAAGAGGATACGAAATGTACAAGAAATTTCACATAGAAGCTAAATCGGAGGAGGAAAAGAAGTTTTTCGAAGCCCTCATGAAAGAGGAACTGGAACATCTAAATTCTCTAGACAATGTGTACCGGTTCCTAACAGGCACTGAAGTCTGGTATTCCGAAGAGGAAAGCAAGGTGTGGAACTGGATGAATACTTAAAAGGAGGCCTTAAAAGCCTCCTTTTTTCACAAAGATTCCTCATAAATTCTCACTATGTCTTCAAAAGTAAGCTCCCCCGGTGTTGCCGATAGGTTGTGTGCCATGTAATTTTTGACGTTCGAAGTCAACTTTTGTATATCTTCCTTCTTCACCCCGAAGCTCGAAATGCTGTTTGGAAGACCTAAATCATTTATCATTTCGACTATGGCATTTATCGCCTCTTTTGCCTTTTGCTCTTCAGTAAAACCGGCCGTATTTATTTTCATGACATCCGCTACCTTTGAAAGCTTTTCGATAGCATGGGGTTTTACGAAGTTCAAAAAAGCTCTTGCAAGGGGCGCCAACCCTTCACCGTGGTGTACATCGAAAAAGCTGCTAAGGGGGTGTTCCATAGCATGGAGCGCGCAAACTCCCGCCTGGCCCAAGGATATGCCGGCTAATGTGCTTGCAACGGCCATTTTGTCCCGGCTTTCTTTATCGGGTTCGTAAACCGCTTTTTTAATATTCTCGCAGATCAGCTCCATGGCTTTCAAAGATATGCTCTCAGTCAGAGGATTGCTTCTCAAACTTATATAGGACTCTAGCGCGTGGAAAAACGCGTCTATTCCCGTTGACGCTGCGATTTTAGGGGGCAGTGAATCCATAAGCTCCGGGTCCACTATGGAGACCTTAGCAAAAATCGCAGGACTTCTGAAACCTTTCTTTGCCATTGTATTAGGATTTGTCATAACTGCTATGTTGTTAGCCTCGCTTCCGGTACCTGCAGTGGTGGGTATAAGGATTATGGGCAAAGCCTTTTCTCCGGATTTGCCTTCCATGTAATCTGCCATAGGTCCACTGTTGAGT from Caldanaerovirga acetigignens includes the following:
- a CDS encoding methylated-DNA--[protein]-cysteine S-methyltransferase, with the protein product MVYIGRVKTPLGIFIIASNEKGIIKLSLPGERETDFLGELERLYGKLYILDEDDLYSPINKRLKEELLEYLGGRRKNFTVPLDLKGTTFQKRVWDELLKIPYGKVKSYGQIARELGKPGAARAVGLANNRNPVPILVPCHRVVGSDGSLVGYGGGLEFKKFLLKLEGVRFSGERCIMEY
- a CDS encoding ferritin-like domain-containing protein, translating into MTEIFEAVRKDIADEHAAIIQYLYHAYSTPDEEIRGKLESIARDEMRHFKWLNEWLVKHGQKPAIERSSLVSTGTLKSLIEADIKAEIDAISQYIDHKAMTDDKELIALIDRIIADERSHRTEFEKLLEELESKASAESDNPSGPSEGPALGAHEAALLQQALEHEYTSLLQYLYHYFTTGGSDEYEDFSIDEMKHFGWFAEALAERGYQPLLEHKVGEVKTAPEDAAKSNLSLEEEAIRKFSEAREKIRDGEVKEIFELALEHENYHAFSLKKMLEKLEKASGKKFTVGSLKELKDKEK
- a CDS encoding family 1 encapsulin nanocompartment shell protein, translated to MKGGSAEIPRKIMADYLNRSQSPLTEEQWESMEKVVVETAKKHLIGRRFLSLYGPLGAGVQYLDFKAYAGDFKAVVDFVGDGDEGTLYSPSRQIKQIPMIYKDFKIEWRDLETYAAQGLPMDTTAAAMSAAFVAEMEDDLIFNGSPQFGIEGLLTAQGRSFIKIGNWDEEVSAYEDILKAAETLSAKGFREPYALVLSPKLYSKLLKPYKNTQYLEIDLVRKAVTECIYKSPVIKGDKAVLISIDAEYVDLAVAQDITLAFLETSKMNHYFRVFELVMPRIKVPAAICTIE
- the rd gene encoding rubredoxin; protein product: MEKWVCTVCGYIYDPEKGDPENGIEAGTPFENLPEDWTCPVCGVGKDMFEEE
- a CDS encoding ferritin family protein, whose translation is MKEILEKALKFEQEGYEYYMKISKQIINPLAKRLFESLAQQEKVHEEIIKSLFASNNFDSVKEFKSNTALLEEELKALFSQLEDCQRKIPLDHIEGYKLAMEMEKRGYEMYKKFHIEAKSEEEKKFFEALMKEELEHLNSLDNVYRFLTGTEVWYSEEESKVWNWMNT
- a CDS encoding iron-containing alcohol dehydrogenase, which codes for MDFGFFLPTKILFGRGKISEAGFYAKELGKRALIVTGKSSAKKTGSFEKLTKSLEDHGIEWILFDKVKYNPLTTDIDEGGVFARENKVDLVIGLGGGTAMDTAKGIAFAALNSGPMADYMEGKSGEKALPIILIPTTAGTGSEANNIAVMTNPNTMAKKGFRSPAIFAKVSIVDPELMDSLPPKIAASTGIDAFFHALESYISLRSNPLTESISLKAMELICENIKKAVYEPDKESRDKMAVASTLAGISLGQAGVCALHAMEHPLSSFFDVHHGEGLAPLARAFLNFVKPHAIEKLSKVADVMKINTAGFTEEQKAKEAINAIVEMINDLGLPNSISSFGVKKEDIQKLTSNVKNYMAHNLSATPGELTFEDIVRIYEESL